The genome window GGCCGACCTGAGCAGGGCTAACCTCCACGGGGCCAACCTGCGCGGGGCCGACCTGAGCTTTGCCAACCTGAGCGGGACCAACCCGAGCGGGGCCGACCTGCGCGGAGCCCAATACAACGGCAAGACCAAATGGCCTAACGGCTATAACCCACAAAAGGCGGGTTGCGTCTTCGTCGAGGATTAACCGTCAAACAACCAGCGCCACTACGACGAGCGCGGCCTGGCCGGCCTAACGGCGGGCGTGATCGGCGGCGCGCCGTAACCTGCCCGAAAATACGGTGACAGACACAGAGGCCTGGACCAACAACCGCGAAAGGACCTGGGTGGAAAAATGTTTACAACGAAAGCAGCAATGGTGGCTCTCTGCTTAGGGGCAGCAGTTGCAGTCCTAGTCGGTTGTGGGGGACCAGCACAGACGCCGACGTCGGAACCGATACCGGAACCGATATCGGCACCGCCAGCTGGATGTCCACCTAATTGCTTTATGGCCGACCTGCACAGGTCGGCCCTGCGAGAGACCGACCTGCGCGGGGCCAACCTCCGCGAGGCCAACCTGCGCGAGGCCGACCTGAGCGAGGCCGACCTGAGCGGGGCCGACTTGCGCGATGCCAATCTGCGCGATGCCAACCTGCGCGGGGCCGACTTGCGCGATGCCAACCTGCGCGGGGCTGCCCTGATCGGGACCAAGTTGGATGACAATACTCAAATTGATGACAAATGGCGACTAGTCTGGGGAGATTATCAGCCAGGTGCCGCAGGACGTGACCTGCGTAAGGCCGACCTGCGCGAGGGCCTACTTGTTCGGGAGCCGATCTGCACGGGGCCGACCTGAGCGAGGTCGTCCTGACCTGGGCCGACCTGAGCCAAGCCAACCTGCGCGGGGCCAACCTAAGCAGGGCCGACCTGACCTGGGCCTACTTGTTCGACGCCGACCTGAGCGAGGCCGTCCTGACCGGGGCCAATCTGAGATGGGCCGACGTGGTAGGGACCAGGTTGGATGACAAGACTCAAATTGATGACAAATGGCGACTAGTCTGGGAGATTATCAACCAAGGCGCCGCAGGACGTGACCTACGCAAGGCCGACCTGAGCGCGGCCGATCTGCACGAGGCCGACCTGCGCGATGCCGACTTGAGCGATGCCGTCCTAAGCGGGGCCTACCTGTACGAAGCCGATCTGCACGGGGTCAACCTGAGCGATGCCTACCTGAGCGATGCCGTCCTGAGCGGGGCCAACCTGAGCAGGGCTAACCTACGTCGGGCCAACCTGAGCGGGGCCAACCTGAGCAGGGCATACCTGTACGATGCCTACCTAAGCGGGGCCGACCTGCGCGGGGCAAACCTGAGCGGAGCCTGGTACAACCCCAAGACGAAATGGCCTGACGGCTTTGACCCACAAAGGGCGGGGTGCATCTTCGTCGAGGACTAACCACCAAACAGCCAGCGCCACAACGACGGCGGCTTGACGGGGAGCATGGTGGGCAGCACCTGCGGCAACGGCCGCGGTGGCAAGGCAGACGTGGCAGGCGGCTCGTTAAGATGACGTTCCTGAGCGATCCTTGCCGAAAGTAGCGGTTGCCAGTTCTGCAAGGCGCTGCTCTAAGGCGGTGATCTTCTCGGCCTGGCTTTGTACCTGATTCTGCAACGCGACGATGGTAGCGCGGTCATCAACTCATCGGGTGTTCAGCTCGTCAGATAATAGGCGGTAAAGCGTGTCGGTCACAGCCTAGCGGCCAGTCTTTGCGGACGGCTCAGTTCAACTCAGGTTATACGGCGGCTCGACCGTTACGGAATGTGCGATGCTGTCTTGTTTGCCGCCGCATAACCCATATTCCGTTTTTGGCGGCCACGTCGTGATCGCCGCGGCAGCAGCGGCGCCAACAAGGGGGTTCCCAAATGTCATCCAATGCAAACGATCCTTGGGTCGTTTTCTTCTACGAGGCCCAGATGTACGTCCTCACTCGCGTCGAGCACCGACGAATTGTCGGCACCAAAGAGCCCGACCAAATCATCATGAATGCTCTTGTTGAGAGCGCCCTGCTGCATATGCGTGTTCTCGTGGACATCATTCTCAGTCGCGGCTCGGAGAAGGACACTATACGCCTGGAGCACCTAATCCCTCAATGGTCTGAAAGCACTGATCTCGCTTCCACCGTTGAATCCCTCAAACGCGAGTATGGTAGCAGATCCAGGGAGGACAGTCCGTGCTGGGTGGTCAACAAGATGCTGGTCCATCCCACCCTTTGGAGAAGGAATTCGTACGACTACACGGCCATATTTGGTCGGCTTGACCCGATAATCAAGATTGCCCTCCACCAGATCGGCGCTCTATCATCGCGGGCCGACATCCAGGCGTATGCCCACGACCTCTAGCGCGTCTCTCCCTGTCGTCCCACGCGTCGCGGCAAGGGAGAGGGCCACCCAACAACTCGCTGAAGCTGACCCGGCAGGCCGGGCCGAATGTGCGACTTGCCCAGCTTACTGGCTTGACGTAGAGTAGGAGAGGATCTGCCCGTTTCCACTGGGCAGCTTAGCTCGCTCTCGGTGTGGCGGGCAATGGCGGCATCAATCTCCGCGCGTGTCATGCCTTCGTGGATGTCCGGGTTGTTGGCGATGGACTTGAGCGTGACATGTGGCACACGCTTGTAGACGAAGCCTTTCTTGATGTCGCCTGCGGTCCTGTTATCGGGCGGTATCTTGCCGGTGAGATCTGATTCCTTCTTGATGCCGTCGGGCGAGTCGGCCAGCAGGTAGTACGGGTATTTGGCGGCCATCAGCCGCGTGCGCGCCAGCGCCAGGGCCACGCGGCTGGTGTCGCAGGTGATCCAGCGCCGGCCCCACTGCTCGGCGACGTAAGCGGTGGTGCCGCTGCCGCACGTGGGGTCGTGTACTAGGTCGCCGGGGTCGGTGGTCATGAGAAGACAACGCTGAATGACGTCCGGTTGTGTCTGAACCACATAGATCGATTCGGCTGACTTTCCAGAAGTATCCTCAAATAGGTTTGTTACAGGAACAACCGGAAAGTCGGAGTGGAATCTGATGAACCATGGCGGGCCACCGCGAGCCTCCAAGCGGTCGGCCCAATCAAGGCGGCGCAAGCCCTCAAGGGTAGTTTTCCAGTGCGTTCCCAAAGTAGGAAGAAATGACCCGTTCCGCCATTCAAAACCCGGGTTAGTGCTCGAAGGGCCTGCGGAAGTTAGCTTCGATAGTGCGTAAATCTTTGCACTATCTGGAAGTAGATCAGGATTTGACTTCTCCGAGCCTTCAATGGGACGGCGCTCGCTGCCAAACTCGATTCCCCATGAACCGCCCGGTGTTTCCTTAAGCCAAAGCTTTGGGTCGCGCGCTTGGAGCCGAACTTGATGCCGTAGGGCGGGTCAAGGTAGATCATCTGCACCTTACCGCGCAGCCCTTCCTTCTCCGCCAGGCTGGCCATCACCAGCAGCGAATCGCCCAGAATCAGGCGGTTGGCCCAGTTCTGCTCGTGCTGGTAGAACTCGACCTTCTGATCGAACTCCTCCGGGCCGCCGTTGAAATCGGCAAACAGGTTCAACTGATAGCCAGCCGCGGCCTCGCGCAGCGCAGAGCCGGGCTTCGCCGCCTGCGCCAGCAGGTCGTTGATGATGGATTGCGGGTGAATCTTTTTCTGGATGTAGATCGGCACCGACGGCACGGCCAAATCCTGGGCGTCCTGCTCATCCTTGCCGCGTCAGACCAACTGCGGGGCCAGGGACGGGTCACGCGGGTAGCGCAGACTCTTGGGCGCCTGCTCGTCGTCCACCCCAAAGTCGCGCGCTCCTCGGTAGGGATGTTGGCGCGCTTGTCGGTGTGACGGATGAATTCGATGTGCGTTGTGGGTTTCTTGTCGGTAGACATGGACGTTTCTCTCAGCGCAGGAGCAAGAGTGTGGAGAGGGGGAGGCTGACGATGCGCGGGTCGTCGCTGGCCGGTTCATCCGTGAGCGTCAACAGCAGGCCAAACGGTGCGTTGTAGACCGATTTCTCGACGAAACTGCGCAAACCGCGGCTGTCTTCCCAGCGAATGGTAGAGCGATACTTGACTTCCAGGGGGATGCGCTGCTCGCCCAGGGTGAGAACGAAGTCTACCTCTGGCTCGCTGGCGCGCTCAGGAAAGTGGGCGACATCCAGGCCGGTGATGGACCTGAGAAAATAGCCGGTTGTGCTTTCGGCGATGCGCCCGGCCAGGTCGCGCAGATGCGGCTGCTGCTCCAGTCCGCCTGGATGCAAGGGAACGACCTCCTGCAGCCAGCTTGCGCGCAGCGCATGGTCACACAGGCACAGTTTCGCCGGCCCGCGGGCGCGCTTCAGGCGCAGCTCCAGCGGTTCGATCAGGCGGATCAGCAGGGTGCCATCCAGGAATTTGAGGTAGGCCAGGATGCGCTGCCAGCCGATGTTGGCGGCCAGGGTGCGCCGAATCTCGTCCAGGTAGAGAGACTGCTTGGGCGATTGACCGATGTAGCGGCACGAGAGGCGAAAGACTTCTTCCAGGAGCTGTGCATCTCGTCGGGCGCCCCGCGGACCGACGCGCAGATCGTGCTGAATGGCGCGGCGAATGACCGTTTCATTGAGCAGGTCAGCCAGGTCATCCCACGGCAACTCGGCGGCTGCATGAGCAATCGGGTACGCGCCGCGTTCGGAAAATGCCTGAAAGGCTCGATCGCGCAAGATGCGGTGCTTCATGCCATGCTGGCGCAGGGCGAGCCAGAAGTTCTTGTCTTTGAGCGGAGCCAGCCCGTTGAACGGCAGAAAAGGGGCGATGTGCCCTTCCCCGCGTATCTCCAGGATTTCGCGCAGAAAGAGCGGCCCCATGTCCAATGTGCTGAGGCGACCGGCCAGGCTGTCGCGGCCAAGTTCGATGCGCAGCGCCGAGCTGCCTGTGGCCAGGACGCGCACAGCGCTGGTGTCAACCAGGAACTTCAGTTGGGGCGCCCAGGCGTCCAGGTTCTGAACTTCATCGAGAAAAAGAAAAGCGGGCTGCCCTTCTTGCGCAGCCTGGTTGAAGGTCTGCTGCAGAACGACCTGTTCGAACCAGTCGGCCAACCGCAAGATTGGTTCCTGGATCCGCCGCAGCTCGGGCAGGTCGTCGAACTGGATGTAGAAGATGTGATCTGGTGAGACGCCTTCAGCGAGAAGGGCTTGGATGAGTTGCAGCACCAGCGTACTCTTGCCCACCTGGCGAGGACCGCTCACTACCGTCACTTTCGTCGGGCCATGCTTGAGGCGTCCAAGCGCAATCGGAAACGCCCATCGTTTCACTGGCGGCAGCGGCGCCTGGGGTAATCCTCGCCACCACGGATTGAGACGGCGCAGGTTGGCTTCGAGGCCTGCGGAAAGGTTGGTCAGCACATCTTGTTGCGGCATTGGCTTCCACTCTTGCATCAATGGGGAGGGCTGGGGCAAGCAGACGTCTCGGAGGATTGTGCATCCTCGGTCATGGCCGCATTATAGCAGAGTACCAGGAAAACCTCAAGGCCCATGCCGGAAAGCGTCGCGGTTTGAATCAGCTCAGCCAGCGTTTGCGCCGTTTGTAGTGCTTGATCTCCCGATAGCTCTTGCGCTGACCGACGTCGGTCAGGCCCAGGTAGAATTCACGCACATCGGCGTTGTCGCGCAGCGCGGCCGGGTCGCCTTCCAGGACGATGCGCCCGTTCTCCATGATGTAGGCATAATCGGCGATGCTCAGGGCCAGGCGTGCGTTCTGCTCAACCAGTAGAATCGTGGTCCGCTGCTCCTGGTTGATGCGCTTGACGATGTCGAAGATTTCGGCCACCAGTAGCGGCGCCAGGCCCAGGCTCGGTTCATCCAATAACATCAGGCGCGGGCGTGCCATCAGGGCTCGGCCGATGGCCAGCATCTGCTGTTCACCGCCGGAGAGGTAGCCCGACGTCTTGGCGCGACGCTCCTTGAGGGGCGGAAAATAGGCGTAGACCGCCTCGATATCTGCCGGTACCTGGCTGCGGTCACGGCGCGTGTACGCGCCGGCCAGCAGGTTCTCCTGCACGGTCAGATGTGGAAAGACGCGGCGACCTTCCATCACCTGGAAGATGCCCCGGCGCACAATGTCGGCCGCGTCCAGCTTATCAATACGTGTGCCCAAAAACTCGATGCTGCCATCGGTCACCGCGCCATCCTCCGGCTTGAGCAGGCCCGAAATCGCCTTGAGGGTGGTCGTCTTGCCAGCGCCGTTGGAGCCGAGCAGCGCAACGATGCGCCCTTCCGGCACCTGCACCGACATGCCCTTGAGCACAAGAATTACATCATTGTAGATGACTTCGATGTTATTGAGTACGAGCATAGCGCGCTTCCTCACCTCACATGGCCCGATAGGATTGGTACACGGATCAACCCAGATCAACGCGGATGTGATAACGATCCGTGTAAACCCGCGTTGATCCGTGTCCCAATCACCTGCGTGGACGCGATGCCGGTCGGCGCAGGCCAACCTGGCGGCGGCACGCCCCTTCGCCGCAAATTCACTCGGCGGCGGCGTTATTTGGCGCCAATGAAGTCGCTGATGGATTCCCACTTACCGGCCTTGACCTGATACAGGCGCAGGGCCTTGTTGCCGGCATGATCGGTCGCGGTGAACGTCAGGGGCGAGGTGACGCCGCCGGTTTCGAAGTTACTGATCGTCTCCAGGGCGGCCTTGAGGTTCTCACCGGTGATTGGCTTGTTGCTGTCCAGCACGCGCTTGATCCCCTCTGCCATGACGGCCATGGTCCACCAACCCTGGACGTAATGCAGCCCCTTCTCCTCCAGGTTGATGCTCTTGCTCTTGGTGTAATCCACGATGTCCTTGACGCCGGCCACACCAGTGCCAGGCGGGGCAAAGGGAATCGTACCAACCACGCCTTCGGCCGCATCGCCCGCCAGCTTGATCAGGTTTTCGTCCGCGCACCAGTTCAGGCAGATGATCTGCGCATTCAGGCCCAGCCCCTTGGCGTTCTTGGCCGCCAACGAGCCAGGGCCGGACGTGTTCTGGATGATGATGTAGTTGGCGCTGAAGGCCTGTACCTGGGACAGCTGCGGCGTCAGGTCGGTGGCGCCGCGGGGCATCGCCACTTCCAGCACTTCCATGCCGTTGGCCGCGGCAAATTCGTTGCCGGCCGGCAGCGGCGATTTGCCAAAGGGGCTATCGTTGTAGAAAAAGGCGACTTTGGCCTTGCCACTGCCGCCCTTGGCCTGCCAGTCCTGCAGCGCCCAGCGTAAACCGATGACCATCTGATCGGAGTAGGTGGTGCCGATCAGAAAGTTGTAGGGTGCGTCGGCCATGACGACCAGGTTGGCCGAGTAAGAAGCCGACATGAAGGGCAGTTTGTCGGTGGCGATTTTGGTGCGCAGCGCCTCCGTGTCGCCGGTGCCCCAGCCCTGGATCGCCACCACCTTGTCCTGGGTCACATACTGCGAGTACAACTGCTCGGCGTTGGGCACCTTGTAGGCGTAGTCATTGCCGATCAGCTCGATCTTGCGCCCCTTGATGCCGCCCTTCGCGTTGATCCAATCCACATAACCCTTCAAGCCATCCGCATACGGCACGCCTACATCGGCCGTTGCGCCGGTCAGGTCAAAAATACCACCCACTTTGATCGGCTCGCCGCTTTGCGGCGCAGCGCCGCAGGCGCTCAGCAGCAGGCTGAGGACGATCAGAACAGTCAACAGACTCAAGGCACGTGTCTTCATCGTATCTCCTCCATTTCAAACAGTCTTTCAAGTAACTGCTCACCTCAGGGGGAGTGCAAAAGCCGGGGCGGATATCCTGTCAATCCTGTGAATCCTGTCTGAATTCCAGGCAGGCTGAGCAGTTACCTTTCAAGCAGTCATTGCAAGCAGTCATTGCAAGTCGTCCTGCTAAGTGTACCCAGGATTCGCGGCAAGCGACACTGGGGGCGTGAACTAAAAAACGGATCGTTGTGATATGCGCTAACACCTCCGGTAAGCCTGGGCGGGCAGGCCAAATTGTACACCGTGCAGATTCATCGGTTGGGGGCCAGGGGGGCGAGAAAGCAGAGCCGGCGGCCATTCAGACGCCCAGCGGCAATGGCTCGAACGGTTTCTCGATCAGGCGCAGGTCGGTCAGGTCGAGATCGGCATAGGCGCTGAGCGCGGCTTGCAGTTGATCGGGACGCGCGCCCAGCACCTTGAGCGTCACGCGCTTGTGCTCCCCATCCGGTTCATTGATGGTGAGCATGCTGGCGATGGCGCCGCCGGCGTCGGCCACATGTCCGGTCAGGTGATGCAGCACCCCGCGCTGGCGCTGGGTGCGCACGGTGATGCGCACGCCTGGCTCCCCGGCGCCTAGCGCCTCGGCCAGGGTCTTGAAGATGTCCGTTTCAGTGATGACGCCAACCAGGGTGGCGCCCCGCATCACCGGCAGGCAGCCGATGCGGTGCTGAATCATGATCCGCGCCGCCTCTTCCACCGGACAATCTTCAGTCACCGTCAGCACCGGCGTCGTCATGATGTCGGCCAGGCGCAGCTTGCTGAGCAGCGCATGAACTTCGTAGATGCTCAGGACCGTAGCCGGTGAGGGCGCCGTTGACAAGATGTCCTTCTCCACCACAATGCCCACCAGACGCCCCGCCAGATCAAGCACCGGCAGGCGCCGAATCCTGT of Candidatus Amarolinea dominans contains these proteins:
- a CDS encoding pentapeptide repeat-containing protein, which translates into the protein MFTTKAAMVALCLGAAVAVLVGCGGPAQTPTSEPIPEPISAPPAGCPPNCFMADLHRSALRETDLRGANLREANLREADLSEADLSGADLRDANLRDANLRGADLRDANLRGAALIGTKLDDNTQIDDKWRLVWGDYQPGAAGRDLRKADLREGLLVREPICTGPT
- a CDS encoding pentapeptide repeat-containing protein, which codes for MHGADLSEVVLTWADLSQANLRGANLSRADLTWAYLFDADLSEAVLTGANLRWADVVGTRLDDKTQIDDKWRLVWEIINQGAAGRDLRKADLSAADLHEADLRDADLSDAVLSGAYLYEADLHGVNLSDAYLSDAVLSGANLSRANLRRANLSGANLSRAYLYDAYLSGADLRGANLSGAWYNPKTKWPDGFDPQRAGCIFVED
- a CDS encoding ATP-binding protein, producing MPQQDVLTNLSAGLEANLRRLNPWWRGLPQAPLPPVKRWAFPIALGRLKHGPTKVTVVSGPRQVGKSTLVLQLIQALLAEGVSPDHIFYIQFDDLPELRRIQEPILRLADWFEQVVLQQTFNQAAQEGQPAFLFLDEVQNLDAWAPQLKFLVDTSAVRVLATGSSALRIELGRDSLAGRLSTLDMGPLFLREILEIRGEGHIAPFLPFNGLAPLKDKNFWLALRQHGMKHRILRDRAFQAFSERGAYPIAHAAAELPWDDLADLLNETVIRRAIQHDLRVGPRGARRDAQLLEEVFRLSCRYIGQSPKQSLYLDEIRRTLAANIGWQRILAYLKFLDGTLLIRLIEPLELRLKRARGPAKLCLCDHALRASWLQEVVPLHPGGLEQQPHLRDLAGRIAESTTGYFLRSITGLDVAHFPERASEPEVDFVLTLGEQRIPLEVKYRSTIRWEDSRGLRSFVEKSVYNAPFGLLLTLTDEPASDDPRIVSLPLSTLLLLR
- a CDS encoding ABC transporter ATP-binding protein → MLVLNNIEVIYNDVILVLKGMSVQVPEGRIVALLGSNGAGKTTTLKAISGLLKPEDGAVTDGSIEFLGTRIDKLDAADIVRRGIFQVMEGRRVFPHLTVQENLLAGAYTRRDRSQVPADIEAVYAYFPPLKERRAKTSGYLSGGEQQMLAIGRALMARPRLMLLDEPSLGLAPLLVAEIFDIVKRINQEQRTTILLVEQNARLALSIADYAYIMENGRIVLEGDPAALRDNADVREFYLGLTDVGQRKSYREIKHYKRRKRWLS
- a CDS encoding ABC transporter substrate-binding protein, whose amino-acid sequence is MKTRALSLLTVLIVLSLLLSACGAAPQSGEPIKVGGIFDLTGATADVGVPYADGLKGYVDWINAKGGIKGRKIELIGNDYAYKVPNAEQLYSQYVTQDKVVAIQGWGTGDTEALRTKIATDKLPFMSASYSANLVVMADAPYNFLIGTTYSDQMVIGLRWALQDWQAKGGSGKAKVAFFYNDSPFGKSPLPAGNEFAAANGMEVLEVAMPRGATDLTPQLSQVQAFSANYIIIQNTSGPGSLAAKNAKGLGLNAQIICLNWCADENLIKLAGDAAEGVVGTIPFAPPGTGVAGVKDIVDYTKSKSINLEEKGLHYVQGWWTMAVMAEGIKRVLDSNKPITGENLKAALETISNFETGGVTSPLTFTATDHAGNKALRLYQVKAGKWESISDFIGAK
- a CDS encoding CBS domain-containing protein, translating into MLVQERMTGNPITATVNTSHSEAVGLMRQHRIRRLPVLDLAGRLVGIVVEKDILSTAPSPATVLSIYEVHALLSKLRLADIMTTPVLTVTEDCPVEEAARIMIQHRIGCLPVMRGATLVGVITETDIFKTLAEALGAGEPGVRITVRTQRQRGVLHHLTGHVADAGGAIASMLTINEPDGEHKRVTLKVLGARPDQLQAALSAYADLDLTDLRLIEKPFEPLPLGV